The segment GCCCGCGCGAGGAACTGGCAGCGCTACGACCTTGGCGGCAAGGCGAGCCTCACCTTCGAAGAAGGTGTTGACAGCTACGTTCCGTACGCCGGCAAACTTAAGGACGGCGTTGCGATGACCACCGCAAAGGTGAAGAGCACGATGTGTAACTGTGGCGCGCTCACGATCCCGGAATTGCAGGAGAAGGCGAACTCGACGCTCGTTTCTTCCACCTCGATCGTAGAGGGCGGTGCCCACGACGTGGTGCGCAAGCAGTAAGGACGTATAACGGCACATTAACTTTGTTCCAACTCAAAATCCCGCAGTTACGTACGACAAGTACGCGCCTGCGGGATTTTTCGTTGCGCCTCGTTTCTGCACCACTCTACGCCCTTACTGCTTGCGCACAGGGCGGGGTGTGTATTGCGGATTTCCATTTTGTGGGATTTGCTTTTTTGTTTTGAATAGTGTTATAATCGGGGTATGAGAAGGGGAAGGAAAACAATTTTATTGTTTTTTGTTTTGATCGTTTTGGCTGCGGCGCTTGCGGGCTGCGGACTTTTTGGCGGGAAAAAACTCGGTAAAACGGAGCTCACCGAGGAGATGGTCCGCCACCCGAGTTTTGTGAATTCCTATGTTTATACAGGCGAGCCGATCGACGCCATGCTTTCCGATATCCAAGTGTACTTTGACGGTGAATTCATGGATATGGATCTTTTTGACGTGGAGATCTCGGACAACGTAAACCCCGGCACCGCAAGCATTAAAGTTACCGCAAAAAAAGAGAACGAAAAGCTGAAAGGCAGCGTGACCTTGCATTTTAACATCGTTGCGGATGGGAGCAAGCAATGCAATGCGGATGACGACTTAAACGCCCTCCTTGCCGATCCCGGTTACTCCGCCGTGGGCGTATGGTGCGATTACACCATTGCGGCGGGGGAGACGCTTACCGTGCCCGAAGGGCAGACTCTTGCCTTGCGGCACGGATACGTTTTTAACAATTACGGCACCGTCATCAACAACGGCACCATCGTGATGGAAGGCGCCTACATGTACCGCGCGCCGCGTCGCAACACCGAATTCAACAACTACGGCAGCTTGGAAAACCACGGCGAAATAAATGTCAAAGATTATGTGATCTTTAACGACCTCGGCACCTTTACAAGCGATAATGAAATAACAAATTGCGGCACGTTTTACCTTTTGGATGAGGACAAATCCTTTTTGGTGGAGGGGACGGGCGGCTATCGCTATATTCGCAAACCGTTGACCGCGGATAAGGTCATCGTGGAGAATTGCGTGTTTGTCAAAAATAAAACCGAGTATACTCCTTCCGTCTCGTTGGACGGGGGCGCCGGCACTTACTTCCGCACCGAGTTCTTTGACAACACTGCCGCGGGCACGGCAGGGGTGACCGTCACGGTGGGCGAGCGTGAATCCAATTACTACGGCTCGGCTACCGTGAATTTTACGATAGAAAAGGGAGTTGCTTCCGTTGCGTCGTTTGCAGAGCTCAAGACGCTTGCCGCAAGCGGCAATTTTAAGGAGTATCAACTGTCGACGCTGGATATTTCTTCCGATGACTCCTTCTCGCTTCCGGCGGGGGAAAAGCTGGCGCTTACCTCACGGCTGAACGTACATGGGCGGTTTGTCAACGCGGGACAGGTCTCTTGCGATTGTTTTTACGTTTCTTCAAGCGGCGCTTTTGAAAACGAGGGGGCGCTTGCGGTCAGAGGAAACACTTATGCGCTTGAAGGCTCCTTTACAAACGCGGCGACGGGCGAGATCGATTGCAACTGCACTTTGCAAGTCAGAGCGGGCAGCATTTTTGTCAATCGCGCTGCGATCGCAAACGCGCTTACCATCTCCGCAAGCGGGAATTTTGTCAACGAAGGGAGCGTTACGGTCACAAACGCCAGTATCACCGCATCCGTGCGAAACAGCGGCGCTTTGGTATATCCGCAAGGGATTTACCTTGGTCGAAACGGGGCGTTTGTGAATGAAGAAGGCGCCACCGTTCAAATCGAGGGCGACAGTAACGTAAACCATAGCATAGAAAACCACGGCGCCATCATCAACAAGGGCAGATTGGCGCTAAGCGACGGTAGCACGATCCAAAATTCGGGCGCCGCCACCTTTGATAACAGCGAGGGCGGCGTGTGGACTTTTGCCGCCATTCCGGGCATTTCCGCCAACGTTGTGATAAAAAAGTATTTGACGGATGAATCCGTGCATTTCGAGGCAGAATATGCCTCCGTTCATTACGACAAAGCAAGCCATATCCCCACCTTTACCGTGGATGGCGAAGCCCTCTTGTCCGATTGGTACAGCGCTTATCTCCGTTATGTCGGAGCCACCAAGTATGTCACCAGTTGCGTCGATACCGGCGAGGTGGATATGCGCATTTCCATCAAGACGCCGTACTGTCCCTATGCGGAAACATACACCTATCGCTATACCATCTTGCCTTCCACCATTCGCATATCGAATGAAATGAACTTTAGGTCGACAATATCTGACGCAGGTTACAACGAGGTCATTTTGGATACGGATATTTCTTCCGCCTCCGGTTCTGTCAAGAGCGGTTGTACGCTGGACCTCAACGGGCACAAACTAACGGTATCGTATGGCACTTTTTATCTCCATGGTTCTTTGGTTGGCGGCGCCGTCGCGCCCGTCACTCCGTCCGAAGAGGGAGCAAGCGTCCTTGTCGCCGAAAACGGCTACTTCTACAATTACGGTTCCCTAACCAATGACGGACTGCTTTACGTCAAAGGGGGCGGGCACTTTAACGGCAACGCCACGTCAAGTAGCAGCTCCGAGCAGGGCGTCATCATCAACAACGGCGTCATTTACACCAATTATAACTATATCTTGACCGCCACGGGCAGCGGCGTGATCTATCACAGAAAAAATTTGAAGGATATGCCAAACGCCGTCGTCATTCCGTCCGTGGACTATGACGGCACGGAGAAAACGCCCGCCCCGGTGGTGACCTATCTTGGCGCTCCGGTCGACAACAATCGCTTTACCTTCCGTTACAGATACAACGTGAATGCGGGCGCGGGGGCGATGCTGACCTTGGGCGTTGCGGATGAGTTTGACCAAAACTTTTACGGACAAGTGTTCAAAACGTTCACGATCAATCGCGGCGCGATCACGGTGACGACGGCAATCGATTTGATCGCGGCGGCGGAAAACGCCAATTACGACCGTATCATTTTCGGCGCGGATATTGCGCTTTCGCAGGCGACAACGCTTTCCGACGGGCAAACGTTAAACCTTGATTCCTATGACTTGTCCGTTTCCGGTACGGGGAAAATTACCTTTGGTAACGATTGCCGTTTGGTCTTGACGGCAGGGACGGAAGAACGCTTCTTAAAATATGCTTACGATGCGGATGAGATCACTTTGACGGCAAATATCGGCGCGACCGGCATCAGGACGGCGATGACCGTTGTCAGAAACTCTTTGGCAGGCATTAAGAACACAAATTACCTTACCACCACGGTGCATATGAACGGTTATTCCTTTGTCGGAGGGTTAAAACTGGTCAACAACAGCGTCGAAAACTTTTCCGTCACATTTGAAAACTCTTCGGAAAACGTAAGTTCCATCGGCAGCAGCGTGAATGACACTTACGATGTGGGCATTTCGACTGCTGACAATGACTATGCGTTTATCTATGGGACTTGTTATGAGGAAACCTACGTCACGTTGCGCAATATGACGGTTTACGGCGTCAAGCACAATGGCGGCGACGGTACGGCGCAGGTCGTGGATCTTACGGCGGAAAATTGCAAGTTTAATGCTTCGCATAGCAAGAATACGGTGTACGCCTATAAGATTTGGACGGGAATGACTGCAAGCGGAACGTATACGGGGTGCACGTTTGAGGGTGCCAATGGTTTTTACGTCAACCGCGGGTATGAATGCGATCACGATACAGGCACGACGCTTCCCGCTTATTTCTTTTACGGTTGTACGTTCAGAGCCTATGGCGAATGTGTGAAAAAGGATAATGTCGTTGATTATTACGGCAACGCTCTCACAATGGATCGCAACAGAGCAAACCTCTCCGTGCAAATCAGGGAGTCGGATTTCTACAGTCAAAACGGCAACGGAATCCGCGTAACAAATCGGACGGGAGTATATCTCGATATCGACGGTCAGACAACTTTTGAACATCCGCAAGGGAAAGTGGATATCCTCGGATGATCACCCCATAAAAAATCCTTGCCTTTTGCGCGCGTAGTGTATATAATTTTTTATAGACATTCACAAGGGAGGTGCGCGCTTAATGGTCAAACTTGAGTTTTACAGAGTTTTCTACATCGTTGCCAAGACAGGCAATTTGTCCAAAGCTTCCAAAGAGCTGTTCATCTCTCAGCCCGCCGTTTCCTATGGCATCAAGCAACTTGAGGAGCAGCTTGGCGGCAGGCTTTTTGTCCGTACGGCAAAAGGTATGGAACTTACGCCCGAAGGCAAAATGATCTACGAGTACGTTTCTCGCGCGTACGACGAGCTTACCGCGGCGGAAAACAAGTTTTCGCAAATGCGCGGATTGGAGGAGGGCACCGTCCATATCGGCGCTTCCGATACCATCAGCAAGTATTTTATCCTTCCTCGCATCGAACAGTTTAAGAAGAAGTATCCCAAAATCAGCATTAAGATCACCAACCGCACGACGGATGAGATCATGAATATGTTGAAGACGGGCAAGGTGGACCTCGGCTTTATCAACCGCGTGGATGAAACGCAGTACCCCGGCATCCGCCTGACCTCTTGCGCCGATATCGGCGAATGTTTTGTCGCCAATGCGGAGATGGCGCAACGCTTTGACCATCCGCTTTCGGTGGGTGAACTGACCGCGCTCCCCCTCATCTTGTTGGAGGAGAGGTCCAGCACTCGTCGCGCCGTGGAACGCGCCATCGAGACCCTCGGCGGCAAGCTGACTCCCGCGTTTGAGTTGTGTAGCGTTGACCTTGTGGCGGAGTGCGCCAAGGCGGGCTTGGGCGTCGGTTGCGTGACCAAGGAATACATCGCCAAGGAGCTTGCCTCCGGTGAGCTCAACGTCGTTCCGCTTTCCTTCCCGCTGCCGCGCAGGACCATTGCGATGGCAACGTTGGATGGGATGCCGCCTTCCTTCGCTACGGCGAAATTGCAGGAATATTTTGATCAAACCACGCTGGACAGCGTGAAAAAATAAAAGGAAGTTCTGTTATGATTTCTACTACTTTGCGCAAACTTTATCTTGACTTTTTTAAGGACAGAGGCCACGCCGTGATCCAAGGCGCTTCCCTGATCCCGGAAAATGATCCCACCGTGCTCTTTACCACGGCGGGTATGCATCCCCTTGTGCCGTACCTCTCGGGTGAAAAGCACCCGCAGGGCACCCGCCTCACCGACGTGCAAAAGTGCGTCAGAACGGGCGACATCGACGAAGTCGGCGACGCCACGCACTGCACCTTCTTTGAGATGTTGGGCAACTGGTCCCTCGGCGACTACTTCAAAAAGGAAGCGATCTCCTGGAGCTTTGAGTTTTTGACCGAAGTTTTGAAGATCGACAAAAACCGCCTCGCAGTCTCCGTCTTTGCCGGCGATGAGACTGCGCCTCGCGATGAGGAAGCGGCAAGCATTTGGATGAAGTGCGGCATCCCCGCGGATAGGATCTTCTTCCTCCCCAAAAAGAACAACTGGTGGGGCCCCGCAGGGCAGACCGGTCCTTGCGGCACCGATACCGAAATGTTTATCGACACCGGCAAACCCAAGTGTTCGGAGGATTGTTCTCCCGCGTGTGATTGCGGCAAGTATATCGAGATCTGGAACGACGTCTTTATGCAATATAACAAGCAGGCGGACGGTTCTTTCGCTCCCTTGAAACAAAAGAACGTCGATACCGGAATGGGACTCGAACGCACGCTGACCATTTTGAACGGCTATAAATCCGTCTACGAGACCGACCTTTTCAAAGGCGCGATCGAAAAGCTCGAAGCGCTTGCCGGGAAGAAGTACGGCGAGAGCGAGGAAGTGACCAAAGCAATGCGTATCATCGCGGATCATATCCGCACGGCGACGATGCTTCTCGGCGACCAAAGAGGGGTCACGCCGTCTAACGTCGACCAAGGCTACGTCCTGCGC is part of the Clostridia bacterium genome and harbors:
- a CDS encoding IMP dehydrogenase, with the protein product ARARNWQRYDLGGKASLTFEEGVDSYVPYAGKLKDGVAMTTAKVKSTMCNCGALTIPELQEKANSTLVSSTSIVEGGAHDVVRKQ
- a CDS encoding LysR family transcriptional regulator; protein product: MVKLEFYRVFYIVAKTGNLSKASKELFISQPAVSYGIKQLEEQLGGRLFVRTAKGMELTPEGKMIYEYVSRAYDELTAAENKFSQMRGLEEGTVHIGASDTISKYFILPRIEQFKKKYPKISIKITNRTTDEIMNMLKTGKVDLGFINRVDETQYPGIRLTSCADIGECFVANAEMAQRFDHPLSVGELTALPLILLEERSSTRRAVERAIETLGGKLTPAFELCSVDLVAECAKAGLGVGCVTKEYIAKELASGELNVVPLSFPLPRRTIAMATLDGMPPSFATAKLQEYFDQTTLDSVKK
- a CDS encoding alanine--tRNA ligase gives rise to the protein MISTTLRKLYLDFFKDRGHAVIQGASLIPENDPTVLFTTAGMHPLVPYLSGEKHPQGTRLTDVQKCVRTGDIDEVGDATHCTFFEMLGNWSLGDYFKKEAISWSFEFLTEVLKIDKNRLAVSVFAGDETAPRDEEAASIWMKCGIPADRIFFLPKKNNWWGPAGQTGPCGTDTEMFIDTGKPKCSEDCSPACDCGKYIEIWNDVFMQYNKQADGSFAPLKQKNVDTGMGLERTLTILNGYKSVYETDLFKGAIEKLEALAGKKYGESEEVTKAMRIIADHIRTATMLLGDQRGVTPSNVDQGYVLRRLIRRAVRFGRLIGLKEGALSEIAKLYIEQYKDIYPEIGENAEKIVSELDKEVDRFSSVLQQGLKEFEKVVGYLPENVKRLSGKTAFKLYDTYGFPIEMTVELAKEIGYEVDVEGYKKAFEEHQQKSHAGAEQRFKGGLQDNTIEVTRLHTATHLMNAALRTIVDENIRQKGSNITAERLRFDFNLDRPLTQEEIKKIEDYVNGAIAAKADVVCREMTVPEAKAMGAIGVFDSKYGEKVKVYSIGEFSTEICGGPHAQNTGELGKFRIVKEQSSSAGVRRIKAVLEK